The Anaerolineales bacterium genome contains the following window.
CTGCAAAGCCCGATCGCGGGCGGCATTCTTCTCTTCCAGATGGCCGCGGATGCGGCTGCCGATGGCCTCAAGCTGATCCACGCGGTTCCTCCCCTTCGGGGGCATCCCCGCCTCGGGCGCGGAAGAGCTGGTCTGCCAGGCCGGAACCTTCTGGGATGGTGATCTCTCCAAACAGCGCCTCGAACCGGCCGATCCGCTCGCCCAGGGCACGCAGCACCAGCTTGGCGTTCATGGGGGTCATCACGATTCGCGCCCGAACGCGCGCCTGGGGCATCTGGGGCATGAGCTGGGCGAAGTCGATCACGATCTCGGACGGCGAGTGGGTAATCAGGGCGAAGTTGGCGTACACCGGATCCAGATTGGATGGCAGCTGCACCTGGACCTGGTTGGGGGGCTGGGCCGCATCGTTCTTGCTCACATCCTGCTCCGTAGAAGAAAAGGCGCGAGCCCTCAACCACTCGCAGGCGGCTGAGGGCTCGCTGGGTTGGCTGGCTAGAACGGAATCTCGTCCTCAGTCTCTGGACCGGCGCCGGGGCCGCCTTCCTCGGCGGCCGTGCCGCCATCTTCCCGCCCGCCTATGAAGCGCACGGTCTCGGCCGTGACCTCGTAGGACGCCCGAGGGGCGCCGTCTTGGGCGTTCCAGATCCGCGGGTTGCCGTTGTCATCGGGGTTCAGGCGGCCCTCCACCAGCACCGGCCTCCCTTTGCGCAGGTACTGGTGGCAGCTCTCGGCTTGCTTGCCCCACACCGAGACCCGGAACCATACGGTCTGCTTGACCGTGTTCCCGCCGCTGTCGGTGTAGGTGCGGTTGGTGGCCACCGAAAGGTTGGTGACCGCCTGGCCGCCGGGCGTGTAGCGCATCTCCGGATCACGCCCG
Protein-coding sequences here:
- a CDS encoding DUF3467 domain-containing protein; protein product: MSKNDAAQPPNQVQVQLPSNLDPVYANFALITHSPSEIVIDFAQLMPQMPQARVRARIVMTPMNAKLVLRALGERIGRFEALFGEITIPEGSGLADQLFRARGGDAPEGEEPRGSA
- the ssb gene encoding single-stranded DNA-binding protein; the protein is MFHKVILVGNLGRDPEMRYTPGGQAVTNLSVATNRTYTDSGGNTVKQTVWFRVSVWGKQAESCHQYLRKGRPVLVEGRLNPDDNGNPRIWNAQDGAPRASYEVTAETVRFIGGREDGGTAAEEGGPGAGPETEDEIPF